The following coding sequences lie in one Metallumcola ferriviriculae genomic window:
- a CDS encoding methyl-accepting chemotaxis protein, which translates to MSKVNKRQSRKVSSKIVDIAQQCASLFGRFDKNDEVMSHIRDVFDNQLGNFEYLVLVDETGLALVHTNRLREGVLFNDEVGLKAAQTKETLVQVYHRNTGETLLDAAEPIIVNGNRAATVRVGLIIGQSSVLPKIVAAVITPVILPSILVYLMGNTDGELIWWPISATALGMLGIWWLNNLISRTLKEIKLSSEALAIGDLTRASRPTSRDRLGAVAYEMNKVRLGLDKLVRELAKMSSQVYMAGQDQLRATEQVSKASEQIAETMNQVASGAQAQSDDMHGAVSISQEITATMENMAINSRQTVELGEDILKAVQQGTETIQKSIEQMSQINQAVSVSGEIISELEVNSQQIGNISNAITDIANQTNLLALNAAIEAARAGENGRGFAVVAEEVRKLAEESSKSANEIMEIIKHTQTKTKEAVVAMDDGEKQVTLGTEVIKKAGEVIDVIKGTVGQAAKQINANSKLAEELNNGTQQLMGKITDALTVSQNTASSTQSIASLLEEQAAMGEEINSNAAELFNTTTEMDKIVKRFKVEKK; encoded by the coding sequence ATGTCTAAGGTCAATAAACGCCAATCCCGGAAGGTCAGTTCCAAGATTGTAGACATTGCTCAACAATGCGCAAGTTTATTCGGCAGATTTGACAAAAATGACGAGGTCATGAGTCACATTAGAGATGTCTTCGACAATCAACTAGGTAATTTTGAGTACTTAGTATTGGTGGACGAAACTGGTTTGGCTTTGGTACATACTAACCGCTTACGTGAAGGGGTTTTGTTTAATGATGAAGTGGGTCTTAAAGCGGCTCAAACCAAAGAGACATTAGTTCAAGTATATCACCGTAATACTGGAGAAACTTTGTTGGATGCGGCCGAGCCAATTATTGTTAATGGAAATAGAGCGGCTACTGTACGGGTTGGCCTTATAATTGGACAGTCCTCCGTTTTACCCAAAATAGTCGCAGCTGTTATTACACCTGTTATCTTACCCAGCATATTGGTATATTTAATGGGTAATACAGATGGGGAGTTGATCTGGTGGCCCATCTCGGCTACTGCGCTGGGGATGCTTGGAATATGGTGGTTAAACAATTTAATCAGTCGAACTTTAAAAGAGATCAAATTGTCGTCCGAGGCCTTGGCCATTGGTGATCTTACCAGAGCTTCTCGGCCCACTTCTCGCGATAGATTAGGCGCGGTTGCTTACGAAATGAATAAAGTACGTCTTGGTTTAGATAAACTGGTGCGGGAATTGGCAAAAATGAGCTCCCAGGTATATATGGCCGGCCAAGACCAATTAAGGGCTACCGAGCAAGTGAGTAAAGCCAGTGAACAAATCGCGGAAACTATGAATCAGGTAGCAAGCGGGGCCCAGGCTCAGTCCGATGATATGCATGGTGCAGTAAGTATTTCACAGGAAATCACGGCTACCATGGAGAATATGGCAATAAATAGCAGACAAACGGTTGAGTTAGGTGAGGATATACTTAAAGCAGTACAGCAGGGAACAGAAACAATTCAAAAATCCATTGAACAAATGTCGCAAATTAACCAAGCCGTAAGTGTATCTGGCGAAATAATTTCGGAATTAGAAGTGAATTCGCAGCAAATAGGTAATATTAGCAATGCTATTACTGACATTGCCAATCAAACGAATTTATTAGCATTAAATGCTGCCATTGAAGCTGCGCGGGCCGGGGAAAATGGCCGCGGATTTGCTGTAGTGGCAGAGGAGGTGCGTAAGTTAGCTGAGGAATCATCAAAATCCGCTAATGAAATAATGGAGATAATAAAACACACACAGACTAAAACAAAGGAAGCTGTGGTAGCCATGGATGATGGTGAGAAGCAGGTGACTCTCGGCACAGAGGTTATCAAAAAAGCCGGAGAAGTAATTGACGTGATTAAGGGAACGGTGGGTCAAGCAGCAAAACAAATAAACGCTAATTCCAAATTGGCGGAAGAGCTCAATAATGGTACGCAGCAGCTAATGGGAAAAATAACCGACGCATTGACTGTTTCACAGAATACCGCATCATCCACCCAATCCATAGCCAGTTTATTAGAGGAACAAGCCGCAATGGGCGAGGAGATAAATTCCAACGCGGCAGAACTGTTTAACACAACGACAGAAATGGACAAGATTGTCAAACGCTTTAAAGTGGAAAAGAAGTGA
- a CDS encoding methyl-accepting chemotaxis protein: protein MKLQTKILTAFLLIVAASLIGGTSLAINELNSVLLDKQEDEISHTMDTVKVTFNNLAKQAGAYANLIDTDERISRSLVDNNRGQAVQTVARFFRHAKDDGLDYLMLTDSDGKVFVAGHDLRRFGEDIKEWSIIREALSGEAGSGTRMGKQGMLHLTSGPVRDSLGNIVGAIVAGYIIDNEVVDQIKEATGAEITFFQGTRAIASTLKDEDSKRLVNYQLDNREISDTVLTNGDTFTGVTNLNNSPFAMSFSPIVNPSGGSVGMLMVARSRQGIIDVQRQLIGKFLLYGFLAIILAGLTALFVSRKILLPVKALVEGTKSLAAGQLSKKITVQTKDELGDLAVAYNEMVESWRKIIGQLSHAAKQLKDAGDDLNKVTEENTGATQSVAATMQELAAGAESQSSSVKETVGMVQTMAERMTVIAQRSEVVTKSALEASDFAIKGKEAASSSVRKMDTTRAAFKKTVSTVRSLGGRAQEIGNIVDVITSIADQTNLLALNAAIEAARAGEHGRGFAVVAEEVRKLAEQSAQSADQIAQMIKQIQQEMENTSLLVSENNVLLDEGMGAVEHADEALSEIATAVNKISDQIKEVFGATQQMNNQSNVLVTNIEDINIIAEQTAKGSEEVSGAAQQQNASMEEIAASVQSLNTLSQQLTSIVNKFTV, encoded by the coding sequence ATGAAGCTGCAGACTAAAATTCTGACGGCCTTTTTGTTGATAGTGGCTGCATCACTTATAGGAGGCACTTCATTGGCTATCAATGAGCTCAATTCTGTATTGCTCGATAAGCAGGAGGACGAAATTAGCCACACCATGGATACGGTGAAGGTTACCTTTAACAATTTGGCTAAGCAGGCAGGGGCATATGCTAACCTAATCGATACTGATGAACGGATATCGCGTAGTCTCGTGGATAACAACCGCGGCCAAGCGGTCCAAACAGTGGCCCGGTTTTTTCGCCATGCAAAGGATGACGGGTTGGATTATTTAATGCTGACCGATAGTGATGGAAAAGTTTTTGTAGCGGGACACGACCTGCGGCGATTCGGTGAAGATATAAAAGAATGGTCAATAATTAGGGAAGCTTTATCAGGTGAGGCGGGAAGCGGTACTCGGATGGGTAAACAGGGAATGCTGCATCTAACTTCCGGACCTGTTAGAGATAGCCTCGGAAATATTGTGGGCGCAATTGTTGCAGGGTATATAATAGATAATGAGGTCGTGGACCAAATTAAGGAAGCAACCGGGGCTGAAATCACCTTTTTTCAAGGAACCAGAGCCATCGCGTCTACCTTAAAAGATGAAGATAGTAAACGTCTGGTAAATTATCAGTTAGATAATAGGGAAATTAGCGACACGGTATTAACAAATGGCGATACTTTTACCGGGGTGACTAATTTAAACAATAGCCCTTTTGCAATGAGTTTCTCCCCGATTGTTAATCCCAGTGGGGGCAGTGTAGGGATGCTTATGGTCGCAAGGTCGCGTCAAGGCATAATAGATGTTCAGCGGCAACTAATTGGCAAGTTTTTATTATATGGTTTTTTAGCAATTATTTTGGCAGGACTAACGGCTTTATTTGTTTCGCGAAAAATTCTGCTTCCTGTGAAAGCATTGGTGGAGGGGACCAAGAGCTTAGCGGCAGGACAGTTATCTAAGAAGATTACGGTGCAGACCAAAGATGAGCTTGGTGATTTAGCCGTAGCCTATAACGAAATGGTTGAAAGCTGGCGGAAAATTATCGGTCAGTTAAGTCATGCGGCAAAGCAGCTGAAAGACGCGGGTGACGACTTAAACAAAGTCACTGAGGAAAACACTGGTGCTACCCAAAGTGTTGCCGCAACAATGCAGGAATTGGCAGCCGGGGCAGAAAGCCAATCTAGTAGTGTTAAGGAAACCGTCGGAATGGTACAAACAATGGCAGAAAGAATGACTGTTATTGCGCAAAGGTCTGAAGTGGTAACGAAATCAGCGCTGGAAGCATCAGATTTTGCTATTAAAGGAAAAGAGGCCGCCAGTAGTTCGGTTAGAAAAATGGATACGACTCGCGCTGCTTTTAAAAAGACAGTCAGTACAGTTCGAAGTTTGGGCGGGCGGGCCCAGGAAATTGGCAATATTGTTGATGTTATCACCAGTATTGCCGATCAGACAAACTTGCTGGCGTTAAATGCTGCGATAGAGGCTGCACGTGCCGGGGAACATGGCAGGGGCTTTGCGGTGGTGGCTGAAGAAGTGCGAAAGCTTGCTGAACAATCTGCTCAATCGGCGGATCAAATTGCCCAGATGATTAAACAAATTCAACAGGAAATGGAAAATACCTCATTACTAGTTTCGGAAAACAATGTATTGCTGGACGAAGGTATGGGGGCGGTCGAACATGCTGACGAAGCGTTAAGCGAGATTGCCACTGCGGTTAATAAGATAAGCGACCAAATAAAAGAAGTGTTCGGTGCTACTCAACAAATGAATAACCAAAGCAATGTATTGGTCACTAATATCGAAGATATAAATATAATTGCTGAGCAAACGGCTAAAGGTTCTGAAGAAGTATCAGGTGCTGCCCAACAACAAAATGCATCTATGGAAGAAATTGCTGCATCGGTACAAAGCTTAAATACGCTTTCGCAACAATTGACTTCAATAGTAAATAAGTTTACTGTTTAA
- a CDS encoding ammonia-forming cytochrome c nitrite reductase subunit c552 has product MVKKVFFAILTIFMFTVVGCSLIGADKNSVSVVEDPLITTSFGADRCSDCHENQYKQWQENAHAKSLETLSKISYAQDRCTEHMTAKGVLASPGEEVTLKNVKHGITCVVCHLPHKGREGFLLRLPKQELCISCHNAEGPKLGSDVHHSQKEMFMGYGGVGLVESPSKKYQIGISCSDCHMPLLSSEPEAQVNASIAKEKWPELLNRFLEKGSVTLENGNYLAKDVTRLASHDFAVQYDEEEGNSCKACHPNESIKNFQEQVESRQSSIATKLAELEARINAITEQLEQTYGDKLPTEEQWSEGERLYFEAKLNFQIVSADGSNGFHNYEYAQKLLQVADKKLTASERSFFKGGSK; this is encoded by the coding sequence ATGGTCAAAAAAGTATTTTTTGCTATACTGACTATTTTTATGTTTACTGTAGTTGGATGCTCGCTGATAGGTGCTGATAAAAACTCGGTATCAGTAGTTGAAGATCCCCTAATTACCACTAGTTTTGGTGCTGACCGTTGTTCCGATTGTCACGAGAACCAATATAAACAGTGGCAGGAGAATGCTCATGCTAAAAGCCTGGAGACTCTGTCCAAAATATCTTATGCTCAGGATCGCTGCACGGAACATATGACAGCCAAAGGAGTACTGGCCTCTCCGGGGGAGGAAGTTACTTTAAAGAATGTAAAGCATGGCATAACCTGTGTGGTTTGTCATTTGCCGCATAAGGGTAGAGAAGGATTTCTTTTGAGGCTTCCCAAGCAGGAGTTGTGTATTAGCTGTCACAATGCTGAAGGGCCTAAGCTAGGGAGCGACGTTCATCATTCCCAAAAAGAGATGTTTATGGGATATGGGGGAGTTGGTCTGGTTGAAAGTCCGAGCAAAAAATATCAGATTGGCATTTCTTGTTCGGATTGTCATATGCCGTTGCTTTCTTCTGAACCGGAAGCTCAGGTGAATGCTTCTATTGCCAAAGAGAAATGGCCGGAGTTATTGAATCGCTTTTTAGAAAAAGGGTCAGTCACTTTAGAAAACGGAAATTATCTTGCCAAGGATGTTACTAGATTAGCCAGTCATGACTTTGCGGTGCAGTATGATGAAGAGGAAGGTAACTCGTGTAAAGCGTGTCATCCAAACGAAAGTATTAAGAACTTTCAGGAGCAGGTGGAATCAAGACAAAGTAGTATTGCTACAAAACTCGCAGAATTAGAAGCGAGAATAAATGCTATAACGGAGCAATTAGAGCAGACGTACGGTGATAAACTGCCGACTGAAGAGCAGTGGAGTGAGGGCGAACGATTATACTTTGAGGCCAAGCTTAATTTTCAAATAGTATCTGCTGATGGCAGTAATGGTTTTCACAATTATGAGTACGCTCAAAAACTGCTTCAGGTGGCAGACAAAAAATTAACGGCCAGTGAAAGATCTTTCTTCAAGGGGGGGAGTAAGTGA
- the ltrA gene encoding group II intron reverse transcriptase/maturase, whose translation MKKWYSLIDKIYRKENLELAFKHVKRNKGAPGIDGETVSDFAAKLELNIEFLHERLKTKSFEPSPVRRVEIEKPEGGVRLLGIPTVKDRVVQQAIVNIIEPIFDKTFHPSSYGYRPNHSQHQAVAKAERFMNKYGLEHVVDMDLSKCFDTLDHEIMIKAVSEQISDGQVLDLIRNFLKSGVMHSDNFSKTEVGSPQGGVCSPLLSNIYLNQFDQKMMKKGIRIVRYADDILIFAKDKKTAGDYRAYATKVLEEELKLKINKEKTKLTSVHEGVEFLGFVIRRKTLGVNPKRIKRFKDKVRRITRRNSGRKLENIIKELNPVLRGWMNYYRVANIKEFTRNFMGWLRRRLRMVKMKQWKTCKAMDKEMRKLGIKGNGLKMAVTKWKNSNVHIIHQILPNQYFENLGLIDMHQYEVGLLSNHY comes from the coding sequence ATGAAGAAATGGTACAGCCTTATCGATAAAATATATCGAAAAGAAAATTTAGAACTAGCCTTTAAGCACGTAAAGAGAAACAAAGGAGCCCCTGGGATAGATGGGGAAACCGTTTCTGATTTTGCGGCTAAACTAGAGCTAAATATTGAGTTTCTTCATGAAAGACTGAAAACCAAAAGCTTCGAACCCAGTCCAGTTAGGAGAGTAGAAATCGAGAAGCCAGAAGGTGGCGTAAGATTACTAGGCATTCCTACCGTAAAGGACAGGGTGGTGCAGCAGGCCATTGTAAATATTATAGAGCCAATCTTTGATAAAACATTTCATCCATCAAGCTATGGATATCGACCTAATCATTCACAACACCAAGCAGTAGCCAAAGCAGAACGCTTTATGAATAAGTATGGTTTAGAGCATGTGGTAGATATGGACCTAAGTAAATGTTTTGATACCCTTGACCATGAAATCATGATAAAAGCAGTATCAGAACAAATAAGTGACGGGCAAGTATTAGACCTGATTAGAAACTTTCTAAAATCAGGCGTAATGCACAGTGATAACTTCTCAAAGACAGAAGTCGGAAGCCCGCAAGGCGGCGTCTGTTCACCATTACTTAGTAATATCTACCTCAATCAGTTTGACCAAAAGATGATGAAAAAGGGCATAAGGATAGTACGTTACGCTGACGATATTCTTATCTTTGCAAAAGATAAGAAAACAGCAGGTGACTATAGAGCCTATGCCACAAAAGTCTTAGAAGAAGAACTGAAGCTAAAGATAAACAAAGAGAAAACCAAACTTACAAGCGTGCATGAAGGTGTTGAATTTTTAGGATTTGTAATTCGGAGGAAAACACTTGGAGTCAATCCGAAAAGGATAAAACGCTTCAAAGATAAAGTGAGAAGAATTACAAGGAGAAATTCAGGGAGAAAGCTTGAAAACATAATCAAAGAGCTAAATCCAGTGTTAAGAGGATGGATGAATTACTATCGAGTAGCGAACATTAAGGAATTTACACGAAACTTTATGGGTTGGCTACGCAGAAGATTAAGAATGGTGAAAATGAAGCAATGGAAAACCTGCAAGGCAATGGATAAAGAGATGAGAAAGCTAGGTATCAAAGGAAATGGATTAAAAATGGCTGTGACAAAATGGAAAAATTCTAATGTTCACATCATACATCAGATACTGCCAAATCAATACTTTGAGAATCTAGGTCTTATCGATATGCACCAATACGAAGTTGGGTTGTTGTCGAATCATTATTAA
- a CDS encoding methyl-accepting chemotaxis protein, with product MRFGLRGKFMIAFSVISVALWTATITYTFPAVEARLSLAAQGQAYEALFWEFQRNILFAGISGTIVSLIVAWFFAGRLIKPLEKMVKGMERAARGDLTGKIIVTTGDQVESLASSYNSMMKQMAKLINKVALAAEQVFDAVSTLDDNSREVVDATQQIATTIQQVARGTDHQAANLKMTSSNLEDMSTTVQDVVGSVATVEQQAGQANKVIKGGTKAITEAVRQMDIINGTVNDSAETVELLGRRSKEIGQIVEAISAIAGQTDLLALNAAIEAARAGEHGRGFAVVAEEVRKLAEQSAVSTKQIDDLIKHIQQETMNAVEAMRNGTNEVSTGIGLVHKAGEAFENISNVINSVSDEVQRVSQASKKMAEAAGSAAVAVEEVSSIALETTSSAQQVAASTQQEAAIIEDLGNAAQRLSVVAKDLKELIKNFKV from the coding sequence ATGCGCTTTGGCTTGAGGGGCAAATTTATGATTGCATTTTCCGTGATTAGCGTGGCGCTTTGGACAGCAACGATAACATACACTTTCCCTGCGGTGGAAGCTAGACTAAGTCTTGCCGCTCAAGGGCAGGCGTATGAAGCACTTTTTTGGGAATTTCAAAGGAATATATTATTTGCCGGTATAAGCGGCACAATAGTATCCTTGATAGTTGCGTGGTTCTTCGCCGGGCGTTTGATCAAGCCGCTAGAGAAGATGGTGAAAGGGATGGAAAGGGCTGCTAGAGGGGATTTAACCGGCAAAATAATAGTCACAACCGGTGATCAAGTTGAATCGTTGGCCAGCAGTTATAACAGTATGATGAAACAAATGGCCAAACTGATTAACAAGGTGGCTTTAGCTGCTGAACAGGTTTTTGATGCGGTATCTACATTGGATGATAATAGCAGAGAAGTTGTAGATGCGACACAGCAAATTGCCACGACCATTCAGCAAGTTGCTCGTGGTACTGATCACCAAGCAGCAAATTTGAAAATGACCTCGTCTAATTTAGAAGACATGTCAACAACTGTGCAAGACGTTGTCGGTAGTGTCGCCACTGTGGAGCAGCAGGCGGGACAAGCAAATAAGGTTATCAAGGGAGGAACCAAAGCTATAACGGAGGCCGTTAGGCAGATGGATATAATAAACGGTACTGTAAATGATTCTGCTGAGACAGTTGAACTGTTGGGTCGACGTTCAAAAGAAATAGGTCAAATAGTAGAGGCCATCTCGGCCATTGCGGGGCAAACGGACCTTTTGGCGCTAAATGCTGCAATTGAAGCGGCGCGGGCAGGAGAGCATGGCAGAGGGTTTGCTGTTGTTGCAGAAGAAGTTAGAAAACTGGCAGAGCAATCAGCAGTATCTACTAAACAAATTGATGATTTGATCAAGCATATTCAACAGGAGACAATGAATGCAGTAGAGGCAATGAGAAATGGTACTAACGAGGTGAGTACCGGGATAGGTTTGGTTCATAAGGCAGGGGAAGCATTTGAAAACATTTCCAATGTTATTAATAGTGTCAGTGATGAGGTGCAAAGAGTGTCCCAAGCCAGTAAGAAAATGGCCGAAGCTGCGGGAAGTGCTGCGGTTGCAGTTGAAGAGGTATCATCAATTGCCCTCGAAACTACTTCCAGTGCCCAACAAGTAGCTGCTTCAACCCAACAAGAAGCGGCTATAATAGAGGATTTGGGTAATGCTGCCCAAAGGTTGTCTGTGGTAGCAAAAGACCTGAAGGAGCTTATTAAGAATTTCAAGGTTTAG
- the fliY gene encoding flagellar motor switch phosphatase FliY, whose translation MSDSFLSQEEIDALLRQEEAGEASAKQELMAEEQDALGEIGNISMGSAATALSQLINQKVTITTPKISLTNSKILSETFNIPYLLIKINFTDGVKGDNILVMQSRDSAVIADLMMGGEGKEITDELSEFSISAVAEAMNQMMGSSATSMSTMFNQRVVISPPEITPVDFSEEVGNPFQYPEDIQLVVISFNLTIGELVDSEIMQVIPIGVAREQAEFLLGTSTGGDENTDVSSEDEGTDEYQLIEEVPKGNDEEISAPPKGMPAAEQDDEQPRNLDLILDVPLRISVVLGKTKKPIKEVLNLTPGSVVELEKISNEPVDILVNGTLIAHGEVVVINENFGVRLTHIISTRERLNNLMEA comes from the coding sequence ATGAGTGACAGTTTTTTGTCCCAAGAAGAGATAGATGCCTTACTGCGTCAAGAAGAGGCGGGTGAAGCTTCTGCTAAGCAAGAATTAATGGCTGAAGAACAGGACGCACTGGGTGAGATAGGAAATATTTCCATGGGGTCCGCTGCCACAGCTCTGTCTCAGTTGATTAATCAAAAGGTAACTATTACAACTCCCAAAATTTCTTTAACAAATTCTAAGATATTATCGGAAACATTCAATATACCATATTTATTAATCAAAATTAATTTCACCGACGGGGTTAAGGGTGATAATATTTTAGTGATGCAGTCAAGGGATTCCGCTGTAATTGCTGACCTGATGATGGGGGGAGAGGGCAAAGAAATTACAGATGAGTTGTCGGAGTTTTCGATTAGTGCTGTGGCGGAAGCTATGAATCAAATGATGGGTTCTTCGGCAACATCTATGTCAACAATGTTCAATCAGAGAGTAGTCATTTCCCCTCCTGAGATAACCCCTGTAGACTTTTCCGAAGAGGTTGGAAACCCTTTTCAATATCCTGAAGACATTCAATTGGTGGTAATCTCCTTTAATTTAACCATCGGTGAATTGGTGGATAGTGAGATAATGCAAGTAATACCCATAGGTGTAGCCAGAGAGCAAGCAGAATTTTTACTTGGTACTTCTACGGGCGGAGACGAAAACACTGATGTTAGTTCGGAAGATGAAGGAACGGATGAATATCAGTTAATTGAGGAGGTCCCTAAGGGTAATGACGAGGAGATTTCCGCGCCGCCGAAAGGGATGCCTGCAGCGGAGCAGGATGATGAGCAACCGAGAAACTTAGATTTAATCTTAGATGTACCATTAAGAATTTCGGTTGTATTGGGTAAAACCAAAAAACCGATTAAAGAAGTACTTAATCTTACCCCAGGGTCAGTGGTTGAACTGGAAAAGATTTCCAATGAACCGGTGGACATTCTGGTAAACGGAACTTTAATTGCTCATGGCGAAGTGGTGGTAATCAATGAAAATTTTGGTGTGAGGCTGACCCACATTATCAGTACTCGGGAGAGATTAAACAATCTGATGGAAGCTTAA
- the fliM gene encoding flagellar motor switch protein FliM: MEEVLSQSEIDLLLNAISTGELDTKQLKEENTQEKVRSYDFRRPNKFSKDQLRTLHMIHDNFARLLSNFLSAYLRTSAQIKIMSVDQLTYEDFINSVPTPTLMTVFSLPPLKGTGVLETNSAFVFPMIDLLFGGTGKMTEEVRELTEIEMSVLRKINARMLDNLVTAWADLFDISPQIESMETNPQYNQVISPNETIALVTLSSQIGNTQGYINLCLPYITLETVISKLSAHYWFSGSDQKDRDTYYKAMSKFLGKAPVTLTALCGETQLTVREFLQLETGDCLILDRSVDSDMDMLVEGHTKLKFQPGVKGNTLAAQITTIVNEGDVVDE, translated from the coding sequence ATGGAAGAAGTCTTATCACAATCAGAAATTGACTTATTGCTAAATGCTATTTCCACAGGCGAGTTAGACACGAAACAATTAAAAGAGGAAAATACACAGGAAAAGGTACGTAGTTATGATTTTCGCAGGCCAAACAAATTTTCTAAGGACCAGCTGCGTACGCTGCACATGATACATGATAATTTTGCGCGGCTATTATCTAACTTTTTATCTGCCTATTTACGAACTAGTGCTCAGATTAAAATAATGTCTGTAGATCAGCTGACGTATGAAGATTTTATCAACTCAGTACCCACTCCAACATTAATGACTGTTTTTTCACTACCGCCGTTGAAAGGAACGGGTGTATTAGAGACAAACTCGGCTTTTGTTTTTCCCATGATTGATTTGCTATTTGGCGGCACTGGGAAGATGACAGAAGAAGTGCGGGAGTTAACCGAGATTGAAATGAGTGTCCTACGTAAAATTAACGCTCGGATGTTGGATAACTTGGTCACGGCGTGGGCGGATTTATTCGACATTTCACCACAAATTGAGTCTATGGAGACTAACCCGCAATATAACCAAGTTATTTCACCGAATGAGACCATTGCGTTGGTCACACTTAGCAGCCAAATTGGAAATACTCAGGGTTATATCAACTTATGTTTACCTTATATAACACTGGAAACAGTAATCTCTAAACTTTCTGCCCATTACTGGTTCTCGGGTTCTGACCAGAAAGACCGGGATACTTATTATAAAGCAATGAGTAAGTTTTTGGGTAAGGCGCCCGTGACATTAACAGCTCTATGTGGTGAAACCCAACTGACGGTAAGAGAATTTTTGCAACTGGAAACGGGAGATTGTTTAATTTTAGACCGCTCGGTGGATTCGGATATGGATATGTTGGTTGAAGGACACACCAAACTAAAATTCCAACCTGGTGTGAAAGGCAATACCCTGGCTGCTCAGATTACCACAATTGTGAATGAGGGAGATGTTGTAGATGAGTGA
- a CDS encoding response regulator, producing the protein MGKKVLIVDDAAFMRMMIKDILLKNGYEVVGEATNGAVAVELYKEMEPDVVTMDITMPEMDGIAAVKQILDIDSSARIIMCSAMGQQMMVMEAIQAGAKDFIVKPFQQDRVLQALQKALG; encoded by the coding sequence ATGGGAAAAAAAGTATTGATTGTTGATGATGCAGCGTTTATGCGTATGATGATTAAGGACATTCTTCTCAAAAATGGTTATGAGGTTGTTGGCGAGGCAACTAATGGTGCTGTAGCAGTAGAATTATACAAAGAAATGGAACCAGACGTGGTCACTATGGATATAACCATGCCTGAAATGGATGGCATAGCTGCAGTAAAGCAAATTTTAGATATCGATTCATCTGCAAGAATCATTATGTGTAGTGCCATGGGACAGCAGATGATGGTGATGGAAGCAATTCAGGCAGGGGCCAAGGATTTCATTGTGAAGCCGTTCCAACAGGATAGAGTACTGCAGGCACTGCAAAAGGCCTTGGGTTAA
- a CDS encoding chemotaxis protein CheC — MDELLEIHLSALQEIGNIGAGNAATALGKMLNRKVQMTVPRSGIVPLEETFKLVGKEEDIVSCVNFIMSGDVAGNIFFLLNESSANRLLSMLLGNVRDESLVESTLHEIGNILTGNFLTALSQFTRLNISRSVPALSFDMLGAVLNAAFLEGGHLSEEILIIETQFFIEDSILRGHFFLIPTEESLKRILTALGL, encoded by the coding sequence ATGGACGAGCTGCTGGAAATACATTTAAGCGCTTTACAGGAAATTGGCAATATTGGCGCGGGAAATGCCGCTACTGCCCTGGGAAAGATGTTAAACCGTAAAGTTCAAATGACAGTGCCCAGATCTGGGATAGTTCCCTTAGAGGAAACATTTAAGCTGGTGGGAAAAGAGGAAGACATTGTCTCTTGCGTGAATTTTATAATGAGTGGAGATGTGGCAGGAAACATTTTCTTTTTATTAAATGAGTCCAGTGCCAATAGGTTGTTAAGCATGCTTCTTGGAAACGTACGGGATGAGAGTTTGGTGGAATCCACTCTCCATGAGATCGGTAATATTCTTACAGGAAATTTTCTTACTGCCCTAAGTCAGTTTACGAGGTTAAATATTTCCCGTTCTGTTCCAGCGCTGTCTTTTGATATGCTGGGTGCGGTTCTTAACGCTGCTTTTTTAGAAGGCGGGCATTTGTCGGAAGAAATTTTAATTATTGAAACCCAATTTTTTATTGAAGACAGCATTCTCAGAGGGCACTTCTTTTTAATTCCTACGGAGGAGTCTTTAAAGAGGATTTTGACAGCATTAGGGCTTTAA